A stretch of DNA from Desulfosarcina ovata subsp. ovata:
TTTCAAAAGCTTTGCCTGAACCGAGATGGGCATGTCACCGATTTCATCGAGGAACAGCACCCCGCCGTGGGCCAGTTCCAGCAGGCCGGCCTTTCCCTTTTGGCGCGCACCGGTGAAGGCCCCGCCCTCGTAACCGAACAGTTCGGCTTCCAAAAGGGTCTCGGGAAGTGCGGCACAGTTAATTTGAATGAAGGCTTTTTTCGAGCGGTTGCCGTTTTTGTGGATGAATTTGGCCAGCATCCCTTTGCCGGCGCCGGATTCGCCCAGAATCAAGATGTTGGAGGCGTCCATTTTGGCCAGCTTAAAGGCAACGCGAAGGATCTGCACCATTTTGTCGTTTTCCGCCACGATATCCTGATCCTTCAATTGCAGCATATCGATCTCGGCCAGCCGGTCCTCCAGTTTCTGGGCCTTCATCCGGATCTGTTCCAGCTCTTCGTTGATCGCATTCAGACGGGTCATGTCCCGTCCATTGCTGACCACCATGGAGATATCGCCGTTTTCGTCAAATACGGGCGTAGCGGTCATCAGCACGTATTTCCCGGTCCGTTTGATGTACTGCAGGGCGCTGATCTTGCGACCGGTGCGGATAACTTCGGGGGTAACATTGTGATCGACGAGGCCTTTGTCTTCCATGATGGAGACATGCTTTCCGATCACCTCCTCGGCCTTGACGCCGTTGAGCCTCTCCGAGGACTTATTTACGGTGATCACCGTGCCGTTGCCGTCGCAGACCCAGATGCCGTCCGAGCTGTTGTCAACTATAGCGGTCAATTGCCGGTTCAAGCGTTTGACCGAATCCAACTGGCTGGCGGCTTCCTCGAAGCGTTCGATCTTGTCCAGGCTGCACACCGCTCCGGTTATCTTTCCGCTGGCTTTCATGCAGGTTACATGGACCACGATGTCGACGTGTTTTCCCTGAAGGTGCTTGTCCAGCTGCGGCTCGCCGGTTTTCAGACAGCGCTCCACCAGCCGGCCGGTCAACGGCAGGTGCGTACCGATGGCCTCGCCCGGGCACAGCCGGCCGGAGGGTTTGAGAATGCCCCGGGCCTGGGGGTTGACCCACTGAATGCGGCCTGCCCGATCCATGACGATGATCCCGCAGTTCATGGACTCGAACACTTGGTGCAGAGTGATTTCGTTCATTTCAGCCATCGGTACGTTCCTTTTATATCTTTTTCCCGTTGCAAAATCCCTATGTAGTACGATCTGAATCCGCTGACAAGCCGATCGATACAAAAATGAATCATGGCGATGTTCAATCCTTGCAGATACAGGCGCCACAAGGCGCTTTCAGTACTTTTTTCTGATGGTTCGCTTTTTGCTTTGGACCTTCACGACCATCCGTCGACGTGCGCACGTCGGATAGCGGAACGTAAAACGCCTTCATACTGTAGATGCCCCGGAAGTCGCATGCCGGGGTGAACCGAAAGGAGTAACACAACCGATGAACACCTATGATGTTGCCGTCATCCCTGGAGACGGCGTGGGGCGGGAAGTGGCCGACGAAGGGCTGAAAATCCTGGACGCCGTGGCCGACAAATTCGGCTTCGGGGTCAAGACCGTGAACTACGACTGGGGATGCAACTACTACCTCAAGCATGGGGCGATGAATCCCGCCGACATGCTGGTCACCCTGAAGGACTTCGATGCTATCTTTCTGGGCTGTATCGGCGATGCCGGCAAGGTACCGGATCACGTCTCCCTGTCCCTGTTGCTTGAAATCCGCAAGGGGTTCGACCAGTACGTCAACCTGCGTCCCATCCGGCTCTACCCGGGAATCCAGACACCGGTTCGAACGGCCACGTCCCAATCCGTGGATTTCGTCGTGGTCCGTGAGAACACCGAGGGAGAGTATTCCCGGGTCGGCGGTTTTTTTAAATCGGATACCCCGGACGCCTTCGCCCTGCAAACCGGCGTGTTCACCCGCAAGGGATGTTCGCGGGTGATGGATTACGCCTTTCAACTGGCCCGCGAGCGCAAGATGCTCGGCGTGGGCCAAACCGTCGGCAGGGTGACTAACTGCTCGAAATCAAACGCTCTCAATTACTCCATGGTCTTCTGGGACAAAATTTTCGATCAGGTGTCTGCCGGCTATCCCGACGTGACCACCGATACCGCGTTAGTGGATGCCATCACCATGTGGTTTGTCAAGAATCCGGAGCATTTCGATGTGATCGTGGCCTCCAACCTGTTCGGTGACATCATCACCGATCTGGGGGCCATGCTCCAGGGCGGCATGGGCTTCGCTGCGGGTGCCAATCTGAATCCGGAGAAACAGTTCCCCTCCATGTTCGAACCGATTCATGGATCGGCCCCCAAATACGCCGGCAAGGGCATCGCCAACCCCGTGGCCACAATTGAGTCTGTACGGATGATGCTGGAGCATCTGGGAGAATTGCATGCGGCCCAGGCCATCGAAAAGGCGATTGCCCAGGTTCTTTCCGGTGGGGAAATCAAGACAAAGGATATGGGCGGTACTCACAGTACAGAGCAGATGGGCGAGGCCATTTTGGGCACCCTGATGGCTGGTAATTAATCGATTCATTTTTGAATCAGTCAAGCCGTCGTTTGTCAACTTTATAGGCGACAGATTTTACATTTTGGTCTTTTTGAGCCAAGGCATAGATGAAATTGTAGCATTAAATATAAAACTTCAACTTAAATTTATATTTAAATCATCGGGGAATAGGGCGGAAGCGCGTAAGATCTTGCTAACAAAGTGTCCCACCTAGTAGCTCAATGCAAACTGGAGATGGTATTGATTTTGCTTATGCTGTGGAAACCAACAGAACCACCATCTGAGATTAAACCAAAAAAGGCAGTCAGCAGATTGCAAAGGTAGGTATTCATGAAAAAGGCTGTAAAGGTATCGGATGATATCAGAAAAGAATCCGAGCTTCCCGGCGATAAGACGGAGCCAAAGGTCGAGTGGAAGTATGGCGCTTGCCAAGGTTGCCACAGTTTGCCCTGCCCCATCGTGGCAAAACTTGTGGATGGCAAGGTTGTCAAAATAGAGGGCCAAAAGATACCCGGTTTGGACGGCAGAATTTGCGCTAAGGGACACGCTCTTATTGATCAGCTGTATAGGCCCGATAGATTGAAATATCCTCTTCGAAGAGTAGGTAAGAAGGGTGAGGGCAAATTCGAGAGAATCACCTGGGACGAGGCCTTTAGTGAAATTGCCGCGGTGCTTAAAAAATATAGAGACGAGGGGCACCCGGAATACTTGCAGTTGGCGTACGGTTGTGGGTACGTTGGCAACCTACCCCTGTTTCATTACTTTGGCAAAGTATACGGAACTCCAAACTTCTCGTATCATCATTCAGATACTTGTAGCGGCAGCGGTACGTCTGCGTCCAAAATTACCGGAACCGCTGGCACCTTGGGGCTTTCTCCCGACTATGCCAACGCAAAATACGTGCTCGAGATTTCGCATAACCCTCTTGGAGGGGGGACATCTGCCCATTTTTGTACGGGAACCTTTAACGAGGCCATGCGAAAAGGGACCAAGATTGTAGTGGTGGACCCAAGGCTTTCTGAAACGGCAGCCATTCCTGGCGCCGAGTGGGTCCCCATAGCACCCAATACAAATGGCGCTTTTTTGTTGGGCGTTATTCACACCCTGATTGCAGACAACCTCTACGACAAAAAATTTTTACAGGCCTATACAAACGCTCCGATTCTAATACAGGAAGACGGATATCCGCTGAAGGATGCGGAAGGGAACTATCTTGTCTGGGACACCGCCACGGATGGCGTGAATCCATTGGATGGCGCGGATAGTCCGGCTTTACTTGGGTGTTACCAGCCCGTCGTCGACGGCAGTAAAAAAGTCTGCAAAACAGCGTTCCAGCTTTTGGCGGACCGCGCAGCAACCTATTCTCCCGAACGGGCTTCTGAGATAACCACCGTACCGGCAGCCAAGTTTAGGGAAATTGCTGCGGATTTAGGAGCGGCAAGACCAGCCGTCACAATCAACTGGAACGAACCCCATTCTTGCTTCGCTACCAACAGCATGCAGGAATGGCGGTTAAGGCACATTCTTGCCATGCTTCTTGGCAATTATGATGTTCCCGGCGGGATGTACTTAAAAGAACTAAACAATATCCAAAGCTACCTGAGAGAATTTGCAGGGGATACTCGAAACATTCCCGATATTTTTCCTTTTTCAATGCCGCCGGTGAAACCTACTCCGGCGATCACGGCACCGAGCGTGGAACTGGCTACCGATCCCTATAGTTTTCCTTGCACCAGTGGTATCGCAAAATTTACCAGGAGAGCTATTCTGGAGGAAAAGCCTTACCCCATCAAAGCAATGATTGTCTATGCCAATGCCCTTCTTAATACGCACACCCATACCCAAGCGTACAAAAGGGCCCTTGAAAAGGAAGATTTTTTCCTTGTGGTCATCGATATCTGGCCCAACGATCACACGGATTACGCCGATATCGTGCTTCCTGATGCGTGCAGTTTGGAGAGACTTGAAGCCTTTACCGCGCAGTGGAATGGCGGTAGCGTGAAGGTGGTTGCACCTCTGCTTCCGGTGGTTGAACCAATGCATGACACCCGTGATGTTGCGGATATATACATCGGTCTTGCAGAGAAATTGGGACTAAAGGAATATTTTGATTTTACCAAGGAAGAGTGGTTCGACGCCCAACTGAAAGGTCTTGGCATTGA
This window harbors:
- a CDS encoding 3-isopropylmalate dehydrogenase, producing MNTYDVAVIPGDGVGREVADEGLKILDAVADKFGFGVKTVNYDWGCNYYLKHGAMNPADMLVTLKDFDAIFLGCIGDAGKVPDHVSLSLLLEIRKGFDQYVNLRPIRLYPGIQTPVRTATSQSVDFVVVRENTEGEYSRVGGFFKSDTPDAFALQTGVFTRKGCSRVMDYAFQLARERKMLGVGQTVGRVTNCSKSNALNYSMVFWDKIFDQVSAGYPDVTTDTALVDAITMWFVKNPEHFDVIVASNLFGDIITDLGAMLQGGMGFAAGANLNPEKQFPSMFEPIHGSAPKYAGKGIANPVATIESVRMMLEHLGELHAAQAIEKAIAQVLSGGEIKTKDMGGTHSTEQMGEAILGTLMAGN
- a CDS encoding molybdopterin-dependent oxidoreductase, which gives rise to MKKAVKVSDDIRKESELPGDKTEPKVEWKYGACQGCHSLPCPIVAKLVDGKVVKIEGQKIPGLDGRICAKGHALIDQLYRPDRLKYPLRRVGKKGEGKFERITWDEAFSEIAAVLKKYRDEGHPEYLQLAYGCGYVGNLPLFHYFGKVYGTPNFSYHHSDTCSGSGTSASKITGTAGTLGLSPDYANAKYVLEISHNPLGGGTSAHFCTGTFNEAMRKGTKIVVVDPRLSETAAIPGAEWVPIAPNTNGAFLLGVIHTLIADNLYDKKFLQAYTNAPILIQEDGYPLKDAEGNYLVWDTATDGVNPLDGADSPALLGCYQPVVDGSKKVCKTAFQLLADRAATYSPERASEITTVPAAKFREIAADLGAARPAVTINWNEPHSCFATNSMQEWRLRHILAMLLGNYDVPGGMYLKELNNIQSYLREFAGDTRNIPDIFPFSMPPVKPTPAITAPSVELATDPYSFPCTSGIAKFTRRAILEEKPYPIKAMIVYANALLNTHTHTQAYKRALEKEDFFLVVIDIWPNDHTDYADIVLPDACSLERLEAFTAQWNGGSVKVVAPLLPVVEPMHDTRDVADIYIGLAEKLGLKEYFDFTKEEWFDAQLKGLGIDKKYLEEHGAYYEAGEPTYNRFPYQYKPQTPTERLEIYSTLPSVLKLFKETKDPHADPLPNHVPMVIGEPSGDNEFYLLSAKAAITETSLSQDNAYLMEEHVDGLGLTKLWINADKASKLGIKDDDLVRIWSEATGGEGLIRAKVTEGLHPSSVFAFVGFGHKAKHMSVAKGKAGINVNEFIPDFMELVSGAAACQEALVKIEKAE
- a CDS encoding sigma 54-interacting transcriptional regulator, giving the protein MAEMNEITLHQVFESMNCGIIVMDRAGRIQWVNPQARGILKPSGRLCPGEAIGTHLPLTGRLVERCLKTGEPQLDKHLQGKHVDIVVHVTCMKASGKITGAVCSLDKIERFEEAASQLDSVKRLNRQLTAIVDNSSDGIWVCDGNGTVITVNKSSERLNGVKAEEVIGKHVSIMEDKGLVDHNVTPEVIRTGRKISALQYIKRTGKYVLMTATPVFDENGDISMVVSNGRDMTRLNAINEELEQIRMKAQKLEDRLAEIDMLQLKDQDIVAENDKMVQILRVAFKLAKMDASNILILGESGAGKGMLAKFIHKNGNRSKKAFIQINCAALPETLLEAELFGYEGGAFTGARQKGKAGLLELAHGGVLFLDEIGDMPISVQAKLLKYLDDHMVMRVGGTQARMIDCLIVAATNHDLEAKAKEKTFREDLYYRLNSFIIHIPPLRERPEDILKLANSFLKKYNAKYNLDRRLSYRTLEFLRSHPFEGNVRELQNLIRRLVVMGEPDASPATARDDYGEPLPAATAPPPVQYGLDPAQGLTAQLEAVEREILRRAFARFPSTRQMAAQLEVSQPTIVRKLKKYGLAGKDT